A portion of the Brevundimonas pondensis genome contains these proteins:
- a CDS encoding FliH/SctL family protein gives MTANARPFIFDTEFDANGAVVRPSAWQPTKRSFAPAEVDALVAQARLEARQQALAEVEALRADALSTLAQHAAHAAGALSSIAEAHRRQSAELSVAAARVLASAAFDRFPRRPLEAAIEQLGQEIDASPRLLVRAAGLDEATRVHIEALCADAGFSGLIAFREDIGAPAAAFALEWADGRAEFDPEGVAARVSAALEAALAAEAGHAESIDRSAF, from the coding sequence ATGACCGCAAACGCTCGCCCCTTCATTTTCGACACCGAGTTCGACGCCAATGGCGCGGTCGTGCGTCCGTCCGCCTGGCAGCCGACCAAGCGCTCCTTTGCGCCTGCCGAGGTCGACGCCCTGGTCGCCCAGGCTCGTCTGGAGGCCCGTCAGCAAGCTCTGGCCGAGGTGGAAGCCCTGCGGGCCGACGCCCTGTCGACCCTGGCGCAGCATGCGGCCCATGCGGCAGGCGCCCTCAGCAGCATCGCCGAGGCGCATCGGCGCCAATCCGCCGAACTGTCGGTCGCCGCCGCGCGCGTCCTGGCCTCGGCCGCCTTCGACCGTTTCCCGCGCCGCCCGCTGGAAGCCGCCATCGAACAACTGGGGCAGGAGATCGACGCCTCGCCCCGTCTTCTGGTCCGCGCCGCAGGACTGGACGAGGCGACCCGCGTCCATATCGAAGCCCTGTGCGCCGACGCCGGCTTCAGCGGCCTGATCGCCTTCCGTGAGGATATCGGCGCCCCCGCAGCCGCCTTCGCCCTGGAATGGGCCGACGGCCGCGCCGAGTTCGATCCCGAGGGCGTCGCCGCCCGCGTCTCCGCTGCGCTGGAGGCTGCGCTCGCGGCCGAGGCCGGCCATGCTGAATCCATCGACAGGAGCGCCTTCTGA
- the bla gene encoding class A beta-lactamase codes for MRADRRTVLLGVGALTLAACSREVAAVEADVDAPVETLELDLSDLEARHGGRLGLAIASEGQNAAWRGDERFVYCSTFKMYLAAATLLRVQAGQERLDRAVPVIAADMINHAPVTEKAVGSTLTIEQLVKATVEVSDNPAANILIREMGGLDALRAFYRGIGDDSTRVDRLEPEMNRLDGDKDTITPIQSVQNISRLLVAPDTPLNAASKALLMRWMSETPTGQGRIKAGVPAGWTVAHKTGTGGYGPTNDIGLIQRPGGGAPIVIAVYFHATRDSSDEQREAIIADATRLALKAFEHG; via the coding sequence ATGCGCGCCGACCGCCGGACTGTTCTTCTGGGCGTCGGCGCCCTGACGCTGGCCGCCTGCTCGCGAGAAGTCGCGGCGGTGGAGGCGGACGTCGATGCGCCCGTCGAAACGCTGGAGCTCGACCTGTCGGATCTGGAAGCTCGTCATGGCGGTCGTCTGGGCCTGGCCATTGCTTCCGAGGGGCAGAACGCCGCCTGGCGCGGCGACGAGCGTTTCGTCTATTGCTCGACCTTCAAGATGTATCTGGCCGCCGCCACCCTGCTGCGCGTCCAGGCGGGGCAGGAGCGGCTGGACCGCGCCGTCCCGGTGATCGCAGCCGACATGATCAACCACGCCCCGGTGACGGAAAAGGCGGTCGGCTCGACCCTGACCATCGAGCAGTTGGTGAAGGCCACGGTCGAGGTCAGCGACAACCCCGCCGCCAATATCCTGATCCGCGAGATGGGCGGACTGGACGCCTTGCGCGCCTTCTATCGCGGCATCGGCGACGACAGCACCCGTGTCGACCGTCTCGAGCCCGAGATGAACCGCTTGGACGGCGACAAGGACACCATCACCCCGATCCAGTCGGTGCAGAATATCAGCCGTCTGCTGGTCGCACCCGACACCCCGCTGAACGCGGCGTCCAAGGCTCTGCTGATGCGCTGGATGAGCGAGACGCCGACCGGGCAGGGGCGGATCAAGGCGGGGGTTCCGGCTGGCTGGACCGTGGCGCACAAGACGGGCACGGGCGGTTATGGCCCGACCAACGACATCGGCCTGATCCAAAGACCTGGCGGTGGCGCGCCTATCGTCATCGCTGTCTATTTCCACGCCACGCGGGATTCGTCCGACGAACAGCGCGAAGCCATCATCGCCGACGCGACCCGTTTGGCGTTGAAAGCCTTCGAGCATGGCTGA
- the flhA gene encoding flagellar biosynthesis protein FlhA, with product MKDGYARPTGRDALGWLLRGDVGLAVGVIAVIMLLILPIPKMLLDLLLAISLVSSVLILMTAVMMKRPLDFAIFPTVLLVSTLYRLGLNLASTRLILTHGQEGHDSAGQVINAFGELMMGGNFIIGVIIFAIILVVNFVVITKGSTRIAEVSARFTLDSMPGKQMAIDADLSSGLITEDQAKLRRKELEQESTFFGAMDGASKFVRGDAVAGLIITFINAIGGLLIGVTQHGMPVGEAANTYVQLTVGDGLVTQIPAIIVSVAAGFLVSKAGVEGSADKALVNQLATNPVSLGVVSGAAGLIGLIPGMPLIPFAALALGAGFMAWKLGRDRLKPAVVETVDLAKPKEDVEEPISTALTIDEVKIELGYALLSLINDLEGRRLTDQIRALRRSLAQEYGFVMPSVRILDNMRLPNQGYAIRIKEMEAGAGEVRLSSLMAMDPAGRQVELPGEHTREPAFGLPATWIDESLREEATFRGYTLVDPSTVLTTHLTEILKENMAELLSYAEVQKLLNELNGEEKKLVEELIPTVVTVTTLQRVLQSLLREKVSIRDLPAILEGLAEAAPHTTSVTTLVEHVRTRLARQLCWANRGDDGALPIVTLSPDWEQAFAESLIGPGEDKQLAMAPSRLQDFIRNVRDVFERAAMAGENPVLLTGPQVRPYVRSIIERFRGQTVVMSQNEVHPKARLRTVGTV from the coding sequence ATGAAGGACGGCTATGCGCGCCCCACCGGGCGCGACGCGCTCGGCTGGCTGCTGCGCGGCGATGTGGGGCTGGCGGTCGGCGTGATCGCGGTCATCATGCTGCTGATCCTGCCGATCCCGAAGATGCTTCTGGATCTGCTGCTGGCGATCTCGCTGGTGTCCAGCGTGCTGATCCTGATGACGGCCGTGATGATGAAGCGGCCGCTGGACTTCGCCATCTTCCCCACGGTGCTGCTGGTTTCGACCCTGTATCGACTGGGCCTGAACCTGGCCTCGACGCGCCTGATCCTGACCCATGGTCAGGAAGGCCATGACAGCGCCGGTCAGGTCATCAACGCCTTCGGCGAACTGATGATGGGCGGCAACTTCATCATCGGGGTGATCATCTTCGCCATCATCCTGGTGGTGAACTTCGTCGTCATCACCAAGGGCTCGACCCGTATCGCCGAGGTCTCGGCCCGCTTCACCCTGGACTCCATGCCGGGCAAGCAGATGGCCATTGACGCCGACCTGTCGTCGGGCCTGATCACCGAGGACCAGGCCAAGCTGCGTCGCAAGGAGCTGGAGCAGGAATCCACCTTCTTCGGGGCCATGGACGGCGCCTCCAAGTTCGTGCGCGGTGACGCCGTGGCGGGCCTGATCATCACCTTCATCAACGCCATCGGCGGCCTTCTGATCGGGGTGACGCAGCACGGCATGCCGGTGGGAGAGGCGGCCAATACCTATGTCCAGCTGACTGTCGGTGACGGTCTGGTGACCCAGATCCCGGCCATCATCGTCTCGGTCGCCGCCGGCTTCCTGGTGTCGAAGGCGGGCGTTGAAGGCTCGGCGGACAAGGCCCTGGTCAATCAGTTGGCGACCAACCCCGTCAGCCTGGGCGTCGTCTCCGGCGCGGCGGGCCTGATCGGCCTGATCCCCGGCATGCCGCTGATCCCCTTCGCCGCCCTGGCCCTGGGCGCGGGCTTCATGGCCTGGAAATTGGGTCGTGATCGGTTGAAGCCCGCCGTGGTCGAGACTGTGGACCTGGCCAAACCGAAGGAGGATGTCGAGGAGCCGATCTCGACCGCCCTGACCATCGACGAGGTCAAGATCGAGCTGGGCTACGCCCTGTTGTCGCTCATCAATGATCTGGAGGGCCGCCGCCTGACCGATCAGATCCGCGCACTGCGCCGGTCGCTGGCCCAGGAATACGGCTTCGTCATGCCGTCGGTCCGTATCCTCGACAACATGCGCCTGCCCAATCAGGGCTACGCCATCCGCATCAAGGAGATGGAGGCCGGGGCCGGCGAGGTGCGCCTGTCGTCGCTGATGGCCATGGACCCGGCCGGCCGTCAGGTCGAACTGCCCGGCGAACACACGCGCGAGCCCGCCTTCGGCCTGCCCGCCACCTGGATCGATGAATCCCTGCGCGAAGAGGCCACCTTCCGCGGCTATACCCTGGTCGATCCTTCGACGGTGCTGACCACGCACCTGACCGAGATTCTCAAGGAGAACATGGCCGAGCTGCTGTCCTACGCCGAGGTGCAGAAGCTGCTCAACGAACTGAACGGCGAAGAGAAGAAGCTGGTCGAGGAGCTGATTCCAACCGTCGTCACCGTCACCACTCTGCAACGGGTGCTGCAGAGTCTGCTGCGCGAAAAGGTCTCGATCCGCGACCTGCCCGCCATCCTCGAAGGCCTGGCCGAGGCGGCGCCGCACACCACCAGCGTCACCACCCTGGTCGAGCACGTCCGCACGCGTCTGGCGCGTCAGCTGTGCTGGGCCAATCGCGGCGACGACGGGGCCCTGCCGATCGTCACCCTGTCGCCGGACTGGGAGCAGGCCTTCGCCGAGAGCCTGATCGGCCCCGGCGAGGACAAGCAGCTGGCCATGGCGCCCAGCCGCCTTCAGGACTTTATCCGCAACGTCCGCGACGTCTTCGAGCGCGCCGCCATGGCGGGCGAGAACCCGGTCCTGCTGACGGGGCCGCAGGTCCGCCCCTACGTCCGTTCGATCATCGAACGCTTCCGCGGCCAGACCGTGGTGATGAGCCAGAACGAGGTCCATCCCAAGGCCCGCCTGCGGACCGTCGGCACAGTCTGA
- the flbD gene encoding sigma-54-dependent transcriptional regulator FlbD — translation MRLLVVGRLSGQLATAVKMAMAHGAKVQHVERADQATEQLRRGQGADLMMVDYRIDIAALIAANDAERIHVPVVACGVDADAREAADAIRAGAKEFIPLPPEADLIAAVLSAVADDERPMISADPAMKAVISLADQVARSEASILITGESGVGKEVMARHLHTGSKRADKPFISVNCAAIPDNLLESELFGHEKGAFTGAVARRIGKFEEADGGTLLLDEISEMDARLQAKLLRAIQERVIDRVGGSKPVPVNIRIIATSNRDLAKAVAEGTFREDLLYRLNVVNLRLPSLRERPGDIAVLCDHFIRKYAAANGVPPRPISVEARRALVGHRWPGNVRELENAMHRAVLLATGAEIDVDAIRLPDGRPLLEGGAAAPSPIASTYDAGVAGHAAQMADAMTRSFVGQTVAEMEKTLILDTLNHCLGNRTHAATILGISIRTLRNKLNEYADEGTPIPAPQSGVAAAYGAAG, via the coding sequence ATGCGGCTTCTGGTGGTTGGCAGGCTCAGCGGACAGCTGGCGACGGCGGTGAAGATGGCCATGGCGCACGGCGCCAAGGTCCAGCACGTCGAGCGCGCCGATCAGGCGACCGAGCAACTGCGTCGCGGGCAGGGGGCCGACCTGATGATGGTCGACTACCGCATCGACATCGCCGCACTGATCGCCGCCAACGACGCCGAACGCATCCACGTCCCGGTCGTGGCCTGCGGCGTCGACGCCGACGCCCGTGAAGCCGCCGACGCCATCCGCGCCGGGGCCAAGGAGTTCATCCCCCTGCCGCCCGAGGCGGACCTGATCGCCGCCGTCCTGTCGGCCGTGGCCGATGACGAGCGGCCGATGATCTCGGCCGATCCGGCCATGAAGGCCGTCATCAGCCTGGCCGATCAGGTGGCGCGCTCGGAAGCCTCGATCCTGATCACTGGCGAAAGCGGCGTCGGCAAGGAGGTGATGGCCCGTCACCTGCACACGGGTTCGAAGCGCGCGGACAAGCCCTTCATCAGCGTCAACTGCGCCGCCATTCCCGACAATCTGCTGGAATCCGAGCTGTTCGGCCACGAGAAGGGGGCCTTCACCGGCGCCGTGGCTCGCCGCATCGGCAAGTTCGAGGAGGCCGACGGCGGCACGCTTCTGCTGGACGAAATCTCGGAGATGGACGCCCGCCTGCAGGCCAAGCTGCTGCGCGCCATTCAGGAACGCGTCATCGACCGCGTAGGCGGCTCCAAGCCCGTGCCGGTCAATATCCGTATCATCGCCACCTCCAACCGCGACCTGGCCAAGGCCGTGGCCGAGGGGACCTTCCGCGAAGACCTGCTCTACCGCCTGAACGTGGTGAACCTGCGCCTGCCGTCTCTGCGCGAACGTCCGGGCGACATCGCCGTCCTGTGCGACCACTTCATCCGCAAGTACGCCGCCGCCAACGGCGTGCCGCCGCGCCCGATCTCGGTCGAGGCCCGCCGCGCCCTGGTCGGCCACCGCTGGCCCGGCAACGTGCGCGAGCTGGAAAACGCCATGCACCGCGCCGTCCTGTTGGCGACCGGGGCCGAGATTGACGTTGACGCCATCCGCCTGCCGGATGGTCGCCCCCTGCTGGAAGGCGGCGCGGCGGCCCCGTCGCCCATCGCCTCGACCTATGACGCCGGCGTCGCCGGTCATGCGGCCCAGATGGCCGACGCCATGACCCGCAGCTTCGTCGGTCAGACCGTGGCCGAGATGGAAAAGACCCTGATCCTCGACACCCTGAACCACTGCCTGGGCAACCGCACCCATGCGGCCACCATCCTGGGCATTTCGATCCGCACCCTGCGCAACAAGTTGAACGAATACGCCGACGAGGGCACGCCCATCCCGGCGCCCCAGTCGGGTGTCGCGGCCGCCTACGGCGCGGCGGGTTAG
- the fliN gene encoding flagellar motor switch protein FliN: protein MATDDLALEEFGDSTALNLADDGGDKSAADLATVFDVPVNISAVLGKAHMSVAQLLKLNRGSVLELDRKVGEAIDIFVNNRLVARGEVVVVEDRLGVTMTEIIKTEDKGA, encoded by the coding sequence ATGGCCACCGACGATCTCGCCCTTGAAGAGTTCGGCGACTCCACCGCCCTGAACCTCGCCGATGATGGCGGCGACAAGTCCGCCGCCGATCTGGCGACCGTCTTCGACGTGCCGGTCAATATCTCGGCCGTCCTGGGCAAGGCCCATATGTCGGTCGCCCAACTGCTGAAGCTGAACCGCGGCAGCGTGCTGGAGCTGGATCGCAAGGTCGGCGAGGCCATCGATATCTTCGTCAACAACCGTCTGGTCGCCCGTGGGGAGGTCGTCGTCGTCGAGGATCGCCTGGGCGTGACCATGACGGAAATCATCAAGACCGAGGACAAGGGCGCCTGA